In the Ictidomys tridecemlineatus isolate mIctTri1 chromosome 10, mIctTri1.hap1, whole genome shotgun sequence genome, GATCCCACATGAAGGGGGCCATGTCCACCTGTCTCCATGAGCCAGTGAGCTCCAAATCGCAGGAAGCATCCTGCAGAGGCTGGTGGTGGCCAGCATGAGGACCCTGTACAGGGCAATCCCAAGCTCTGACTGACTGGGGGTGCTCTTCCGCCCTGGCATCTGCTCTGATCCGGGGACTCAGGCGATGATCAACACCAGCTCCAAGCACTGGGTCCAGCACTCGGAACAGCACTTCAGAGAAGCAGGACCGGGCAGCCGCACGGTGGCATCACGTCTCTGTGTGTTCTATTTGCAGGGAAAGTCCTGGTCAGCAGCGAAATGGGCATCAGCCGGTCGGCAGTGCTGGTGGCGGCCTACCTGATGATCTTCCACAACATGGCCATCCTGGAGGCCTTGATGACCGTGCGCAGGAAGCGGGCCATCTATCCCAACGACGGCTTCCTGAGGCAGCTGCGGGAGCTCAACGAACAGCTGATGGAGGAGCGAGAGGAGGACTGCGGCCCAGAGGGAGCCGGCGAGGGCCAGGAGGCCCGGGGCACCCTCGGGGCGCAAGCGCAGCTGacggtggaggaggaggaggaggccaccAGCCACCTCAGCGGCTGCTCCCTGGGGAAGGCCAGCCAGGCCTCCGAGCCCCTCACCCTCAttgacgaggaggaggaggagaagctgtaCGAGGAGTGGAAGAAGGGCCAGGGCCTCGCGGCGGGCAGCGCGGCCAGGGGTGGACAGTGTTCAGGGCCGGCCTCTTCGCGCCAGGCCagccaggagcaggagcaggagctcgAGGACCAGGGCGTGGAGAGGATTGTGCAGGAGTGGCAGAGCCGGAACGAGAGGTACCACGCCCAGGGCCACCAGCGgtgggccctggaggaggaggacgaggaggtcgaggaggaggaaggcaagtCCGCGCGGAGGCGCAGGCGCGCGCGGAGCCAGAGCAGCGTCTCCGAGAGCCAGAGCGCGCTCAGCCGGGAGGCGCGCGTCCTGCGGCAGCTGGAGCTCGGCGGCCCCAGCCCAGGCGCCCGGCGCCGCTCGGACTCGGTGTCCACCGAGAGCACGTGGGACATGTGGAACGAGAGGCTGCTGGAGATCGAGAGGGAGGCCGCGCGGGAGTTCCGctccaggagcaggagggaggaggaggacgcGCGCTCGGAGGCTGGAAGCACGGTGCCCGAGGATGACCAGCAGAGCGTGTGCTCCGAGGCCAGCTCCTTCTACAACTTCTGCAGCAGGAACAAGGACAAGCTCACTGCCCTGGAGAGGTGGAAGATCAAGAGAATCCAGTTTGGATTTCACAAGAAAGACCTAGGGGCGGGAGAGGGCAGCGGTGAGGCACAGGGCCCCGAGGACGCCCCCGCGGAGAGGAACCCCCCGGACGTCAACCTGACGGCCTACCAGGCCTGGAAGCTGAGGCACCAGAAGAAGGTGGGCAGCGAGAACAAGGAGGAGGTGATGGAGCTGGGCAAGGCGGAGGACGCCGTCCTGGCCAAGAAGAGACAGCGGAGGCTGGAGCTGCTGGAGAGGAGTCGTCGGACGCTGGAGGAGAGCCAGTCCACGGCCAGCTGGGAGGTGGACGGCTCCGTGGCCAGCGGGAGCATCCCCCTGTCCGCCTTCTGCTCTGCAGCCTGCTCCGTCAGTGCTAATGGGGACACAGGGTCAGTACTGAGCGCCCAGAGCCACCACTCCCACCTGTCCCAGGCCGCCAGCAGCATTGGGGGATGCTCAGCCgccaaccccagcacccccctgCCCAGCCTGCCAGTGGGGCCTGGAGACACCATTTCCATCGCCAGCATCCAGAACTGGATTGCCAGCGtggtcagtgagaccctggctcagaAGCAGGGTGAAATGCTGCTGCTGTCTCGCTCACCGTCCGTGGCAAGCATGAGGGCAGGGCCAGCCACCAGCTGCCTGGGGGACGACCAAATATCCATGCTCAGTGGACAGAGCAGCTCCCTTCTGGGTGACCGCCTGCTGGGTCAGAGCCAGGCAAGGCCCAGCTCCGACTCCCAGTCCGTGCTGTCCTCCAGCACCTCGCTGAGCTCCAGGGCCGAAGGGGCTGGGAGCAGGGTGAGGGGGACCAGCAAGCCCATCTACAGCCTCTTTGCTGATGATGTGGACCTAAAGGAGCTCGGCCGCAAGGAGAGGGAGATGCAGATGGAGCTGAGGGAGAAGATGTCTGAGTACAAAATGGAGAAGCTGGCCTCCGACAACAAACGCAGCTCCCTGTTCAAGAAGAAGAAGGTCAAGGAAGAGGATGATGGTGCCGGTGATAGGGATGGGGACACAGACAGCGCCATTGGGAGCTTCCGACTCTCTTCCCGCAGTAACTCCCAAAAGCCTGAAACGGAcgcctcctcctccctggtgaTCTCCGACCACTCTAGGAGAGGCAGCAGAAATGGCAAGGAGATGGACAGCAGCATCAATAAGTGGCTCAGTGGCCTCAGGACCGAGGAAGACTCTCCTCCCCAGAGTGACTGGTCTGGCAGCTCCAGGGAGAGGTACAACAGATCTTCCCTGCACCGGGAAACCGAGTCCAAATCCTGCAGTTACAAGTTCTCCAAATCCCGGTCAGAGGAGCAGGACACCTCCTCCTACCACGAGGCGGACGGCAGCTCTGTGAGGAGCACTTCCCGTTTCTCCTCGTCCTCCACCAGGGAGGGCAGAGAGACCCACAAGTTCTCCAGGTCCACATTCAGTGAGACCTCCAGCTCCCGAGAGGAGAGCCCCGAGCCCTACTTCTTCCGCCGGACCCCTGAGCCCTCCGAAGGGGAAGAGTCCCCAGAGCCACGGCGCCGGGACTGGGCTAGGCCCAGGGACTGGGAGGACGTGGAAGAGTCATCCAAGTCGGACTTCTCTGAGTTCGGAGCCAAGAGGAAATTCACCCAGAGCTTCATGAGGTCTGAAGAGGAAGGCGAGAAAGAGAGGACAGAAAACAGAGAGGAGGGCAGGTTTGCCTCTGGGCGGAGGAGCCAGTATCGGAGAAGCacagacagagaggaagaggaggagatggacgACGAAGCCATCATCGCTGCTTGGAGACGCCGGCAAGAGGAGACCAGGACTAAgctgcagaggaggagggaggactgaACAGGGCCGGGGCCACCTGCCGCTCAATGGAGCACAGGGCTCAGGCACACCCTGCCACCACCCCTCAAGGGCCAAGGATGCAGAGGATCTCTCCAACAGACAGAGTGGCAGTGCCCGAGTGGAAGGACACCGGGTgcagggtgggaggagaggagccATGCTGGGCCAGCTCGGGCCGTTTTCTGTCGTGCAGGGCCCTCTGTGCTTTGGTGCTTATGTGTTCGACAGTGTGTGTCCTGGACTGGAGAGGAGAGCATGAAAGGAATTGCAGTTTGTTGGAGAGTCCAGTGTACATCCAGAAGGCCATAAGGCAGGACTTGGTTCTGTTCAAGTGGTTTCATAACAAGTCCCAGGAAATCTGTCAGCAATGCCCAGCTCtgtttaatatcttggatctCCATTAAATTGGTTTGTTGTGAAATCTTCCTTCTGCACTCTGGTCACTTTAGCTCTTTAGATGTTGGGGGAAACTCATTTCAGAAGTCACGGTGGGTTTTTATGGGCCAGCCTCACCTTGCTCCACAAAATCTGTGCCTCCAGGCAATGCCACCACCGTCTCGTTGTTATATAATAAAGGAAGATGTGGTCCAGGAGGGAGGGCAGCTGAGAGGCCATTCCAGGACCCACCCCCACCTCGCCCGGGAGCAACAGAAGGAACTAGGGAAAGAGTGAGGTTAGTGTGTGAGCGGCAAGGTCTGGGGTACAGAGAGGGTCCCTTGGAATGACAGGAACAGAAAACCAGCCCGAAGGAGACCAGAAAAGCCCAACAGAACCAGGTGAAGGTGAGTTTTTATAAAACCTCGCGGCCATCCTTGCTTTCATTTCTTGAAGGCTGATTGGATAATGAGAGTGTACTTGGTCCTTCCTTGCCCTATGGGCGGGCTGAGCTGGCGAGAAGTCTTTACCCTTGTCACCAAGACATTTCTGCCCCTAAGACACAGGTTGGGTTGCTGGAGCAAGCAGAGGACTTTGAACACCTTACAACCTCCACTGGTGGGCTGCTCTCCAGAGCTGCTGTGGGGCCGCAGACCCTGGCCGGATTTGAACAGGCCGGTGCCATGCAGGGGTCTGAGATGTCTTGAGTAACCATGAAGCCCAGCCCAGGGACACAGCTGGCCACGACTTGACTATGGAGAGGGCAAGAGTAAGGAGGAATCCACCAGTGGGCAAACAGTAACTGGTGATCCTGGGATCCCTTTCTCTAACCTGAGCTGCCCGGGACGTGGAGACGAGGCAGCCTTCCTGCATGGATTGGCTCAGCATCACGTGCCTCATGGCCTCAAAGACGCAAATGCTAAGGCGAAGGGTGCCAGCGTGATGCCCGATCCCTGCACGGCACGCAGCTGCTGTCGGAGCGGCTGAGTTCatttcctgcctccccctccctgtccctgcagcTCAGTTGCTGCGGCCCCATCTCCCCTCATGATGGACAGGAGCTTGGCGGGGCGGGCCAGGGGGCTCAGTCTTTGTCCCATTgccccctttccttctccctgttcACCGTGGCTTCAGTGGGCTCCCCTGGGCCTGAGTACTCCCACTGTGTACAAAGGTGCCCTTCTGGCACCCTCTGCACCAAGAGGCTGCTCCCACGGGCCCTGGGCCTCCGGGAGCTCGGGGCTTCCTCTCCTTCGTGCTGTGGGGAGGCCTCTGACCCAGGCGTGAGCAGCTGGGCACCCACAGAAGGAGCATCTTCTGAAGGGAGGACTGAGGATCTCACTGGATGAGCCCTGTGCCGTCTCCACGGAGCCAGTTAACCCAGGTGTCTGCCCAGGCCTCATTTTTAACCTCACTCACACGACACACAGATGGGTCCCCGTCGTGTCAAGGTAGAGGAGAAATCTCACAACCCACTCCTGGTCCATTCCAACTCACTTCTCTGAATGTGGACCGAGCAGTTGAGGGGTGGAGCTGAAGAGTCGCCAGCCCTGCTCCAGCCGGGATGTGCACTGCCCACTTGTGTGGGATTTCAGGCTACAGGGGCACCTGTGGACCAGCTTGGCTTACCAGCAGGGGAAGCCAGAGAGGTCCTTTGCTGGCCTTGCTGGGGACCCTGCCGCCCAGGGAGTCTGTCTGAGAATTCAAGACTCTGGATTCGGCTTATTCCTGGAGTCCAGAGTCTATTTTTGGAAACCACATCAATAACAATTGTATCTATGAATTGATTTATGATGAACTTGAGGAAATATCTGGGATTGAACTGTTAGACTCCCAAGTGTGACTTCTGCATCACACCTAACCGAGGATGACAGCAGCAGTCCCCCGTGCTGTCTGCCTGTTGGTAAAAGCCCCACAGGAAGCAGCGGACACATCCACAGTGGTGACCGAGGGGAGCTCGAGGTGGGACGTTTGCAGAGCACCAGAGGGAAGGGGTCAGGGGGAGAGAGTGGCCCCACCCTCGTGCTGAGGGACAAAGTGGGGAAGCTGTTTCCAGAGCCCCACAAGAGCCATGACCAAGGGAGAGGGGCCCCGACCACCTAGAGGTCAGGGAAATAAATGTCCCGACCCCTGTCCCCCCGTTGTGGTCTCATGTCGTAGCTCCCACCGCCAAACCTGACTGAAGGCAGTAAGTGGAGGAGTCTGAGGGACAAAAAGTGGGTCTGGAGAGGCCACAAAGGGTGACGCACTGAGAGGAAAGGACATCACGCAGCCCTTTCCAAGGACGCGTCTTGGATGCGGGAGACGCTCTGCACTGAGCACAAAACCCACCCGCCCTGAGATCAGCACTTGGCACCGAGTTTCAGCTACATGGAATCAACTGTTGGAGATGCTGAGTTTGTCTTACAGGAAAACAAATAAGGAGAACAAACCTGGAGTTTGGCCTCTGCCCTCTCCCAAGGCACTAGAGCTCACTAGGAGAAAACTCCCACTTCCTGGCTGTGGGCTGGTTTGGGAGACCCGGAGGCATCCTGTGCACCCAGGGCTGGGCTCCACCTCTGGGCAGGAGCGGCAGCTCCCTCAGGAACCCCAGCgacagagagggctggggacgCAGTCACAGAACCCCAGCCTCCCCTACCCTGGCGACTGCCTGCCTCCCACCCGCAAATCCCTGCGTCAGTCAGCCCGCGACAGTGTTGATGACAGGGTGTTTGGAATGTCACCAGAATAGAGAGTGAGGGTTTCTCTGGGCTCCCTGAGGCGGACCCCTGGAGAGTCATTAACCAATGACAACTGAAGAACAAATTCGTGCCACCATCTGTCTTAAAGCCCGTGTAGAGCTGCCTGGTGAGAAGCACCCTGAGTGCCACACCCGTCCCTTAGGGTCGTCTGCTCTGCTGCTGCCAAGAGAACACCATAGGAAGCCATGGAGAGGGGACAGTCTCAATTCAGGGACAGGCTCAAGTCCCTCACAAGAAGTAGCCAGGTGCcgtggtggtggtgcaggcctgtgtcccagctacttgggagccacggcaggaggatggcaggttccaagccagtcccagcaacctagtgagaccctgtctcaaaatccaaactcaaaagggctggaggtagTTCAGCCCTAGAGCGCCTCCCAGAaccagcaacagcaacaacaaaagagtTGTCAAGCGGATCAGAAGAGCCGGCCAGGTCTCCCACCGCCTCACTCCCACCTGCACCTGGGCCAGCCGCATGGCTCCTCCACGCATCCACTCCCTTCATTCTgccaccaccccccaaaaccaGGCCTCTTCCCCACCCCTGGCGGTTGCAGTGGACTTATTAACTAGTTCTGCCTCACCACCCCTTCCCTATCCCAGGACCCGATTCATCT is a window encoding:
- the Styxl2 gene encoding serine/threonine/tyrosine-interacting-like protein 2, with product MASGGDPEEEQVVPDEEDGATVRAVQAHYLRSPSPSQFSMVSDAETESIFMEPIHLSSAVAAKQIISEELKPRGLRADAECPGMLESAEQLLVEDLYNRVREKMDDTSLYNTPCVLDLQRALVQDRQEAPRNEVDEVWPNVFIAEKSAAVNKGRLKRLGITHILNAAHGTGVYTGPEFYTGLEIQYLGVEVDDFPEVDISQHFRKAAEFLDEALLTYRGKVLVSSEMGISRSAVLVAAYLMIFHNMAILEALMTVRRKRAIYPNDGFLRQLRELNEQLMEEREEDCGPEGAGEGQEARGTLGAQAQLTVEEEEEATSHLSGCSLGKASQASEPLTLIDEEEEEKLYEEWKKGQGLAAGSAARGGQCSGPASSRQASQEQEQELEDQGVERIVQEWQSRNERYHAQGHQRWALEEEDEEVEEEEGKSARRRRRARSQSSVSESQSALSREARVLRQLELGGPSPGARRRSDSVSTESTWDMWNERLLEIEREAAREFRSRSRREEEDARSEAGSTVPEDDQQSVCSEASSFYNFCSRNKDKLTALERWKIKRIQFGFHKKDLGAGEGSGEAQGPEDAPAERNPPDVNLTAYQAWKLRHQKKVGSENKEEVMELGKAEDAVLAKKRQRRLELLERSRRTLEESQSTASWEVDGSVASGSIPLSAFCSAACSVSANGDTGSVLSAQSHHSHLSQAASSIGGCSAANPSTPLPSLPVGPGDTISIASIQNWIASVVSETLAQKQGEMLLLSRSPSVASMRAGPATSCLGDDQISMLSGQSSSLLGDRLLGQSQARPSSDSQSVLSSSTSLSSRAEGAGSRVRGTSKPIYSLFADDVDLKELGRKEREMQMELREKMSEYKMEKLASDNKRSSLFKKKKVKEEDDGAGDRDGDTDSAIGSFRLSSRSNSQKPETDASSSLVISDHSRRGSRNGKEMDSSINKWLSGLRTEEDSPPQSDWSGSSRERYNRSSLHRETESKSCSYKFSKSRSEEQDTSSYHEADGSSVRSTSRFSSSSTREGRETHKFSRSTFSETSSSREESPEPYFFRRTPEPSEGEESPEPRRRDWARPRDWEDVEESSKSDFSEFGAKRKFTQSFMRSEEEGEKERTENREEGRFASGRRSQYRRSTDREEEEEMDDEAIIAAWRRRQEETRTKLQRRRED